The following coding sequences are from one Humulus lupulus chromosome X, drHumLupu1.1, whole genome shotgun sequence window:
- the LOC133805945 gene encoding uncharacterized mitochondrial protein AtMg00810-like gives MATPMSSASTLSLHSGLPLANGTHYQSIMGALQYCTLTRPDIAFSVNKACQFMHSPTDSHWQVVKHILRYLAGSIDYGFFYQPSTDPTLLCYIDADWASCPNDRRITSAFCIFHGVNLISWSSSKQRVVSRSSTEFEYRSLANGTAELLWLRSLF, from the coding sequence ATGGCTACTCCAATGTCCTCTGCTAGTACTCTCTCACTTCATTCTGGTCTCCCTTTGGCAAATGGCACTCATTACCAGTCCATTATGGGTGCTTTGCAGTATTGTACGTTAACCCGACCTGACATTGCCTTTAGTGTGAACAAGGCTTGTCAATTTATGCACTCTCCCACAGACTCTCATTGGCAAGTCGTTAAACACATCCTTCGCTATTTGGCTGGTTCCATTGACTATGGTTTCTTCTATCAACCCTCTACCGATCCTACATTGTTGTGTTACATTGATGCGGATTGGGCTTCTTGCCCCAATGATCGTAGAATTACAAGTGCCTTTTGTATCTTTCATGGAGTTAATCTTATTTCCTGGTCTTCGAGCAAACAACGAGTGGTTTCTCGCTCTAGCACTGAATTTGAATACCGTAGTCTCGCCAACGGTACTGCTGAATTGTTATGGCTTCGCTCTCTCTTTTAG
- the LOC133805946 gene encoding uncharacterized mitochondrial protein AtMg00810-like, protein MIITGDDANGITELKTHLTREFEMKDLGSLRYFVGIEVAYSPRGYLLSQSKYIADILDQARLSDACTVDTPLELNAMYSSSDGVALSDPSLYRTLVGSLVYLTITKPDIAYAVHIVSQFVASPTTVHWAAVLRILRYLRGTQFQSLLFPSMSTLELRAYSDADWGGDCTDLKSTTGFYPTPMHCDNVSAIQITRNSVFHERTKHIEIDCHLTRHHYQNGIITLPFVTSAM, encoded by the exons atgattatcACCGGTGATGATGCGAATGGGATAACGGAGTTGAAAACGCACTTGACTCgtgaatttgagatgaaagatttgggttcccTACGGTACTTTGTAGGGATAGAAGTAGCTTACTCTCCTCGTGGCTATCTTCTTTCTCAATCTAAGTACATTGCTGATATTCTCGATCAGGCTCGTCTCTCTGATGCTTGCACTGTTGATACCCCTCTTGAGCTTAATGCCATGTATTCTTCATCTGATGGTGTTGCCTTGTCAGATCCCTCTCTATATCGCACTCTGGTTGGTAGCTTAGTGTACCTTACTATCACCAAGCCAGACATCGCTTATGCAGTTCACATTGTCAGTCAGTTTGTTGCATCTCCCACTACCGTTCATTGGGCAGCTGTGCTTCGTATTCTTCGATATCTTCGGGGAACTCAATTTCAGAGTCTGCTTTTTCCATCTATGTCTACTTTAGAGTTACGTGCCtactcagatgcagattggggtggTGATTGTACTGATCTTAAATCTACCActggttttt ATCCCACTCCGATGCATTGTGACAATGTTAGTGCTATTCAGATTACTCGCAACTCCGTTTTTCATGAGCGCACgaaacatattgagatagattGTCATCTTACTCGTCACCACTATCAGAATGGGATCATCACTTTACCATTTGTCACTTCCGCTATGTAG